One window from the genome of Gemmatimonadota bacterium encodes:
- a CDS encoding DUF2188 domain-containing protein, with amino-acid sequence MVHSLYEVIPTTGGRWSVRTAASKTDSFHYTRESAEDRCAGLARANLPSKIVIRRLDGTVEEERTYGGQLAVQ; translated from the coding sequence ATGGTGCACAGCCTGTACGAGGTGATTCCCACGACCGGGGGGCGGTGGTCGGTCCGAACGGCCGCCTCCAAGACGGACAGCTTCCACTACACGCGGGAATCCGCCGAAGACCGCTGCGCCGGCCTGGCGCGCGCAAACCTGCCGAGCAAGATCGTCATCCGGCGCCTGGACGGCACGGTCGAAGAGGAGCGGACGTACGGAGGCCAGCTGGCCGTTCAATAG
- a CDS encoding insulinase family protein yields the protein MPRGHPRATLLGAACALLVLPAAASALQAADQVEPSLPASPLDTEPLEAELPLDPAVRSGVLENGLRFFIRANDEPRARADLRLVVNAGSVLEDADQLGLAHFVEHMAFNGTRRFTGLELRTYLESIGMQFGPDVNAYTSFDETVYMLHVPTDSAGLLERAFDVLEDWAGAQVFDAEQVELERGVVIEEWRVGRGAGARVRDEQFPLIFHGSRYAERLPIGTPESLESFEPAALERYYRDWYRPGLMAVVAVGDFDADSVEALVRERFSRLQPASSPRARDTHAVPGHDDVLVSIATDPELTQTQVAVYHKLPRPEDLTVGDYRRQLIERLYNGMINQRLDELRRLPDAPFLFSFSNRGGLGRTRSVYSLGAMVPEGGVLRGLDAVLTEAERVARHGFTATELDRAKTNLLRGLESAYAERENQPSGRLVAAYTAHYLNGNAVPGIEADYRLALRFVPDVTLDEVDGLASGWITEHNRVVLVSGPAKEGLDMPTEGELLDVFDAVAGRDIEPFEDDVALGPLVEAPPEPGGIADEIIHDRVGVTEWRLSNGAVVFLKPTEFKDDEILFSALSPGGSSLYDDRDVNSAAYASGIMTEGGLGALNRTELRKALTGKAASARPYVSPYSEGFSGEASPRDLGTLFELVHLIFTAPREDADAFDAWRSRMIEFTRNQGATPLRAFFDTLNTTLSQGHPRARPSTPETFESLELAEAARIYRERFADADDFAFFLAGTFALDEVRPLVERWIASLHSVSGSEDWIDRGIRPPEGVIRKTVRKGQEEQGRTQIVFTGPMEWTRQRSHDVSSMAELLQIRLREKLREDMGGTYGVGVSGNLSRDPWENYSVRIGFAADPARLDELSQEVFRQIDLLRGSPPTEEEVATVREIQRRNRETALRQNGFWNGALSSLWWQEREFGELLDFDERLEGLTAEGIHSAATAALRTDNFVQVTLLPEEEST from the coding sequence ATGCCTCGTGGTCACCCGCGCGCGACCCTTCTCGGCGCCGCCTGCGCCCTCCTCGTCCTGCCCGCGGCCGCGTCGGCCCTGCAGGCTGCCGACCAGGTCGAACCCTCGCTGCCGGCTTCGCCGCTGGACACGGAGCCGCTGGAGGCCGAGCTGCCGCTCGATCCGGCCGTTCGCTCGGGCGTCCTAGAGAATGGACTGCGGTTCTTCATCCGCGCCAACGACGAGCCTCGCGCCCGCGCCGATCTGCGTCTCGTCGTGAACGCCGGCTCGGTCCTCGAGGACGCCGACCAACTGGGTCTGGCGCACTTCGTCGAGCACATGGCGTTCAACGGCACGCGCCGTTTCACGGGGCTCGAGCTGCGTACCTACCTGGAGTCGATCGGCATGCAGTTCGGCCCCGATGTGAACGCCTACACGAGCTTCGATGAGACCGTCTACATGCTGCACGTCCCGACCGACTCGGCGGGCCTGCTGGAGCGCGCGTTCGACGTGCTCGAAGACTGGGCCGGCGCTCAGGTGTTCGATGCCGAGCAGGTGGAGCTGGAGCGCGGCGTGGTGATAGAGGAATGGCGCGTCGGCCGGGGCGCCGGGGCGCGCGTCCGGGACGAGCAGTTTCCCCTGATCTTCCACGGCTCACGCTACGCGGAGCGCCTTCCGATCGGCACGCCCGAATCCCTGGAGTCCTTCGAGCCGGCGGCCCTGGAGCGATACTACCGCGACTGGTATCGACCCGGCTTGATGGCGGTGGTCGCGGTGGGGGACTTCGACGCCGACAGCGTGGAGGCGCTCGTGCGGGAGCGTTTCTCGCGGCTCCAGCCGGCCTCCTCTCCGCGAGCGCGCGACACGCACGCCGTGCCCGGCCACGATGACGTGTTGGTCTCCATCGCCACGGACCCCGAGCTGACGCAGACGCAGGTGGCCGTGTACCACAAGCTGCCCAGGCCTGAAGATCTGACCGTGGGCGACTACAGGCGCCAGCTGATCGAGCGGCTGTACAACGGCATGATCAATCAGCGCCTCGACGAGCTGCGCCGGCTGCCGGACGCCCCGTTCCTGTTCTCTTTCTCCAACAGGGGAGGGCTGGGGCGCACCCGTTCGGTGTACTCCCTGGGGGCGATGGTGCCGGAAGGCGGCGTGCTGCGCGGGCTGGACGCGGTGCTCACGGAGGCCGAGAGGGTAGCCCGCCACGGCTTCACCGCGACCGAATTGGACCGCGCCAAGACGAATCTCCTGCGCGGCCTCGAGAGCGCGTACGCCGAGCGGGAGAATCAGCCATCGGGTCGACTGGTCGCGGCCTACACGGCGCACTACCTGAACGGCAACGCCGTCCCGGGAATCGAAGCCGATTACCGGCTCGCGCTCCGGTTCGTACCCGACGTGACGCTGGACGAGGTCGACGGGCTCGCCTCGGGCTGGATCACCGAGCACAACAGGGTGGTGCTTGTGTCTGGGCCCGCCAAGGAGGGGCTCGACATGCCTACCGAAGGTGAGCTGCTCGACGTCTTCGATGCGGTAGCCGGACGCGACATCGAGCCCTTCGAGGATGACGTCGCGCTGGGGCCGCTGGTTGAAGCTCCACCGGAGCCGGGGGGGATCGCGGACGAGATCATCCACGATCGGGTCGGCGTGACCGAGTGGCGCCTCTCCAACGGCGCGGTCGTGTTTCTGAAGCCCACCGAATTCAAGGACGACGAGATCCTGTTCAGCGCCCTCAGCCCGGGCGGCTCGTCCCTTTACGACGATCGAGACGTGAACTCCGCCGCGTACGCCAGCGGCATCATGACGGAGGGCGGCCTGGGCGCGCTGAATCGGACGGAGCTGCGCAAGGCGCTCACCGGCAAGGCGGCGTCCGCGCGGCCCTATGTCTCCCCCTACTCGGAAGGCTTCAGCGGCGAGGCATCGCCCCGCGATCTGGGCACGCTCTTCGAACTCGTGCACCTGATCTTCACCGCGCCCCGGGAAGACGCGGATGCGTTCGACGCGTGGCGCTCGCGCATGATCGAGTTCACCCGCAACCAGGGAGCCACGCCCCTGCGGGCGTTCTTCGACACGCTCAACACGACGCTCTCTCAGGGCCATCCGCGTGCGCGGCCCTCGACGCCCGAGACGTTCGAGTCGCTGGAGCTCGCGGAAGCGGCGCGCATATACCGCGAACGATTCGCGGACGCAGACGATTTCGCCTTCTTCCTGGCGGGCACGTTCGCCCTGGACGAGGTGCGGCCGCTGGTCGAACGCTGGATCGCCAGCCTGCACTCGGTCTCCGGCTCGGAGGACTGGATCGATCGCGGCATCCGGCCGCCCGAGGGCGTGATCAGGAAGACCGTGCGCAAGGGTCAGGAGGAGCAGGGCCGCACGCAGATCGTCTTCACGGGGCCAATGGAGTGGACTCGGCAACGCTCGCACGACGTCTCGTCGATGGCGGAGCTGCTGCAGATCCGGTTGCGTGAGAAGCTCCGGGAGGACATGGGCGGCACCTACGGCGTAGGCGTGAGCGGCAACCTCAGCAGGGATCCCTGGGAGAACTACTCCGTGCGCATCGGCTTCGCGGCCGATCCGGCGCGGCTGGACGAGTTGAGTCAGGAGGTGTTCCGGCAGATAGACCTATTGCGCGGCTCGCCACCAACGGAGGAGGAGGTGGCGACGGTGCGCGAGATCCAGCGCCGGAACCGCGAGACGGCATTGCGCCAGAACGGCTTCTGGAACGGCGCGCTGTCCAGTCTGTGGTGGCAGGAAAGGGAATTCGGAGAGCTACTCGACTTCGACGAGCGGCTCGAGGGGCTGACGGCGGAAGGGATTCACTCCGCGGCGACCGCGGCCCTGCGAACCGACAACTTCGTGCAGGTGACCCTGCTGCCCGAGGAGGAGTCCACCTGA
- a CDS encoding glycerate kinase, which yields MLVCPTAFKGSLSAAEATRALARGARAAVGAVGADLSIISLPVSDGGNGLLEALAAERGGEWRVSAVRGPLGEVLDARYLAAEDYLVVEAAEACGLHLVPREGRDPLRASTRGVGELLRAASEGSPTGRVVLGLGGSATVDGGAGMARALGWRLLDARGRPIADGASGLPTLRRLVPPEAGQKALGAGAREIIALADVAAPLTGPAGAARVFAPQKGASPEAVAALEEGLANLAERIAQELGVRVAKLPGGGAAGGLGAGAVAFLGARLEPGAAWVLDAIGFDRRLARARVLLTGEGAYDRQTSLGKVVGVLVARARAAGVPAVVVAGRSSAPPAAGVVVRAGGGDQLGPAELAALAEDGVRAALAATC from the coding sequence GTGCTCGTATGTCCCACGGCGTTCAAGGGCTCGCTGTCGGCGGCCGAGGCGACCCGCGCCCTCGCCCGGGGCGCCCGAGCGGCCGTAGGGGCCGTAGGGGCGGATCTCTCTATCATTTCCTTGCCGGTCTCCGACGGAGGCAACGGCCTGCTGGAGGCGCTGGCCGCCGAGCGCGGCGGCGAGTGGCGCGTCTCGGCCGTCCGCGGGCCGCTGGGCGAGGTGCTGGACGCGCGTTACCTGGCCGCGGAAGACTACCTGGTCGTCGAGGCGGCGGAGGCGTGCGGGCTGCACCTCGTCCCGCGCGAGGGCCGCGACCCCCTGCGGGCTTCCACGCGGGGGGTGGGCGAGCTTCTGCGGGCGGCTTCCGAGGGCTCGCCAACCGGACGCGTCGTGCTGGGCCTGGGCGGTTCGGCCACGGTGGACGGCGGCGCCGGCATGGCGAGGGCTCTCGGCTGGCGGCTTCTTGACGCGCGCGGGCGGCCCATCGCCGACGGGGCGTCGGGCCTGCCAACCCTGCGCCGGCTCGTCCCCCCCGAGGCCGGGCAAAAGGCGCTGGGCGCGGGGGCGCGTGAGATCATCGCGCTCGCCGACGTGGCGGCGCCGCTCACCGGGCCGGCGGGAGCCGCTCGCGTCTTCGCGCCGCAGAAGGGCGCTTCGCCGGAGGCGGTCGCGGCGCTGGAGGAGGGTCTGGCGAACCTGGCCGAGCGGATCGCGCAGGAGCTGGGCGTGCGCGTGGCGAAGCTTCCCGGAGGAGGCGCCGCGGGGGGACTCGGCGCCGGCGCGGTGGCGTTCCTGGGCGCGCGGCTGGAGCCGGGCGCGGCGTGGGTTCTGGACGCGATCGGGTTCGACCGGCGGCTCGCGCGAGCCCGGGTCCTGCTCACGGGGGAAGGCGCCTACGACCGCCAGACCTCGCTGGGAAAGGTCGTGGGGGTCCTGGTGGCGAGAGCGCGCGCCGCGGGTGTCCCGGCGGTGGTAGTCGCGGGACGGTCCAGCGCTCCGCCCGCAGCCGGCGTCGTGGTGCGCGCGGGAGGCGGCGACCAGCTCGGCCCGGCCGAGCTGGCCGCGCTTGCGGAGGACGGGGTGCGGGCGGCGCTGGCCGCGACCTGCTAG
- a CDS encoding methylated-DNA--[protein]-cysteine S-methyltransferase has product MNMQTAVPTQLDQAHRNPARGTAGPPASGEPRSAEARSLPPEPEMYDALRRGDSRYDGVFFATVRTTGIFCRPSCSARTPLRRNVEFVSDTREALLRGYRPCLRCRPLEPPGAPPRWLRPLLARVEKEPTRRWRDQDLRDLDVDPTRARRWFQRHHGMTFHAYQRARRLGSALGHLQSGGRVTEAAFGHGWESLSAFHEAFRDALGTTPGRAGGGRMVRVHRILTPLGPMLAGATDAGLCLLEFVDRRMLASQIRTLTRILDCAFVPGTNEVVEQAESELGEYFAGHLTRFSVPVELPGTPFQRRAWDALTRIPFGETRSYADQAHAIGKPSAVRAVARANGSNRVAVIVPCHRVIGKDGKLSGYGGGVWRKRRLLELEARVSAGWPQRA; this is encoded by the coding sequence ATGAACATGCAAACAGCCGTACCCACGCAGCTCGACCAGGCGCACCGGAATCCGGCCAGGGGCACGGCCGGCCCGCCTGCCTCGGGCGAGCCTCGCTCGGCGGAGGCGCGGAGCCTGCCGCCGGAACCCGAGATGTACGACGCGCTCCGGCGCGGCGACTCCCGTTACGACGGCGTGTTTTTCGCGACCGTACGGACCACGGGAATCTTCTGCCGGCCGTCGTGCTCGGCGCGCACTCCCCTCCGGCGCAACGTGGAGTTCGTGTCGGACACACGGGAGGCGCTGTTGCGCGGGTACCGCCCGTGCCTGCGCTGCCGGCCGCTCGAGCCGCCGGGTGCGCCGCCGCGCTGGCTGCGCCCTTTGTTGGCGCGGGTCGAGAAGGAGCCGACGCGGCGCTGGCGCGACCAGGACCTGCGCGACCTGGACGTCGACCCCACGCGCGCTCGCCGCTGGTTCCAGCGGCACCACGGCATGACCTTCCACGCCTACCAGAGGGCCCGGAGGCTCGGGTCCGCGCTGGGCCATCTGCAGTCCGGCGGTCGAGTTACGGAAGCGGCGTTCGGCCACGGCTGGGAATCCTTGAGCGCCTTCCACGAGGCGTTTCGGGACGCGCTCGGCACCACCCCAGGCCGCGCAGGCGGAGGGCGGATGGTGCGAGTGCACCGGATCCTGACGCCCCTGGGGCCGATGCTGGCGGGCGCGACCGACGCGGGGCTCTGCCTACTCGAGTTCGTGGATCGGCGCATGCTCGCGTCCCAGATCCGCACCCTGACGCGCATCCTCGACTGCGCCTTCGTCCCGGGCACCAACGAGGTCGTCGAGCAGGCCGAGAGTGAGCTCGGCGAATACTTCGCGGGCCACCTGACGCGCTTTTCGGTGCCCGTCGAGCTGCCGGGTACGCCGTTTCAGCGGCGCGCCTGGGACGCCCTCACGCGGATTCCGTTCGGGGAGACGCGCAGCTATGCGGACCAGGCCCATGCGATCGGCAAGCCCTCCGCGGTGCGCGCGGTGGCGCGCGCCAACGGCTCGAACCGCGTGGCGGTGATCGTGCCCTGCCACAGGGTCATCGGCAAGGACGGCAAGCTGAGCGGGTACGGCGGCGGCGTGTGGCGCAAGCGGAGGTTGCTGGAGCTGGAGGCGCGCGTGTCCGCGGGCTGGCCCCAGCGCGCCTGA